The region ATTCCGCCGTCCTGACCATCCAGGCCCCCGCCCAGACCTGCGGTCTTCTGGCAGTAGTTCTCCCGGCCCTCCCGGCAGTTGGCGCACAGCCCGCAGCCCCAGGGACCGTAGACGAGCACGGGGTCTCCGGGCGCGAACCCGGTCACGCCCGGTCCCAGCGTCTCCACCCACCCCGCGTTCTCATGGCCGAGCGTGAAGGGCAGCCTCATGCCGTCTCCCGGCGCGGGTGGGGGTGGCGGTGCCTGCATGATGTGCAGATCGGAGTGGCAGGCACCGGCGCCCGCGACCTTGACCAGGACCTGCCCGGGCCCGGGCTCGGGCACCGGCACCTCGCGCAGCTCGGGCGGTTTCTGCCATTCGACGAGTTGAAAAGCCCGCATCGCAATTCCTTCGGTAGCTGGGTGCTGGCTCAGTCGCGGATCCCGTCGATGTCGATCATCATGTGGAGCGGGCCGCGGAAGATCTGGCTGCGGCGGTACGGCGGCGGGTCTTCGACGAGCCTCGGGTTCTCCACGCGACGGACGAACTCGGCGAGCGCGATCTGGACCTCGAGCCGCGCCAGCGGGGCGCCGAAGCAGTAGTGGATGCTCTGGCTGAAGCCGACGTGCTGGTTGTCGGGGCGCTCGAGGTCCGGCACGTCGGGGTTCTCGAACCGCGCCGGGTCGCGGTTCGCCGAGCCGTACGCGATGAAGATCGGCGCGCCTTTCGGGATGGTGGTGCCCGCGATGTCGATGTCTTCGGCCGCGCAGCGGGTGTGCCAGATCTGGACCGACGACTCCAGGCGCAGGAACTCCTCGACCGCGGGCACGACCAGCTCCGGCCGGCGGCGCAGCTGCTCGTACACGTGGGGGTGCCGCAGCATGGTGAGCACGCTGTGGGAGATCAGGTTGACCGAGGTCTCGTGCCCGGCGAACAGCATCAGCGCCGCGTTGTTGACGAGCCGGTCCTGGGGTAGGCGCCCCTCGGGGCCGTCGTCGTTCACCATTCCCGAGAACATGCCCGGGCCGGGCTTCTCGGCGTACTGGTCGAGCAGATCGGCCAGGTACTGCATCAACTTGGCCACCTCACCGGCGGCCCGCTCCGCCCGGCGCTGCTGCTCCGGGTCGTTCGCCTCCGGGCCGAAGTCGGCCCCGTCCAGGGCGTTCTCGATCCAGCCGTGGAAGTCCGGTATGGACTCCAGCGGCATGCCCAGGACCTTGCAGATCATGGTCACGGGCAGCGGGAAGGCGAACTCGTCGACGAGGTCGATGCGGGTCCTGCCCTTCATGTTGTCCAGCAGCTCGGCGGTGAGGCGGCGGATCTCGGGCTCCAGGTCGGCGATCATGTGGGGGCACTCGGGCGGGCCGAAGTGCCGCATCATCCGGCGGCGATCTCGATCGTGTTCGGGCGGGTCTATGGTGATGATCATCCCCTCGAAAGGGTTGGGGAACTGGTACTGCGCGGGGCGCTTCCTCATATCCGAGCTGACCCGGGGGTCGTGGAGCAGCTGGACGATCTCTTGATAGGTGCTGGCGACGTAACTGCCGTTCGGCTGCCGCGACACCGGGGTCTTCCGCAGCTCTTCGTAGAACGGATACGGATTGGCGCGGTTGGCGTAGCGGAGGGACTGCTGCCAGGGCGTTTCCTCGGCCATGATGCTCTCCTGTGCTGTCCGGTTGGTGCTCTCGAGCGGCGCGTCAGCGTCGGGGCCGGAACTCGGCTATGCGCTCGTTCGGGTCGTGGCCGGTCAGGACGACGTCGGGTATCGCCGTCGGGACACCCGGCGCGGGGAACTCGGCCGGCATCGGGTTCATGTCGTCGGGCCGATCCCAGCCCGGCGGCGGGGGCGGGAACGGAGCCGATTTCTCGATCAGCCGCCCGTAGTGCTCCAGCCACTTGCCTTGATCAAAGCTGACAGCGGCAACGATGCGGCCCCGACGACCGTAGGCGGCGGCGAAGCGGCGCTCCTTGACCGACCCCTGCGTGAAGACGATCTCGTCGCCGAAGGGCGGCACGCCGACGGACTTGATGTTGACGCCGAACTGGCCGGACCAGAAGCCGGGCAGCAACAGATGCGGGTGGTAGTCGGGCTCGAGGCTCACCATGTTGTGGGCCGCGACCTCGGCCCCGAGGACGGCATTGTCCCAGTGCTCCATCGCGAGAAACTGGTACTCGTAGAGCACGTGGGGGGCGCGTGCCACGTCCCCCGCCACGTAGACCGAGTCGGTCACCACGCCGTTGATGTCGAAGGCGCGACCGCCGGCGTCGCAGCCGATACCCCAGAAGCCGGCCGCCAGCCCGGAGCCCTCCAGCCATTCCACGTTGCGGATCGACCCCAGCGAGGCCACCACCACGTCAGCCTCGACGGTGGTCCCGTCCGAGAGCCGAGCACGCCGCACGTGTCCGCCCGCGTCGCCCTCCAGCGACGACACGCCCACCCCGCAGCGCAGGTCCACGCCGTGGTCGCGTTGCATCTCCGCGGCGATCTCGCCGATCACCCCGCCGAGCGCGCCGACCAGCGGCGCCGAGCCCCGCTCGACGACGGTCACCGGGATATCGAGTTCTCGGCAGACGGAGGCCATCTCCGAGCCGATGAACCCGGCGCCGATGATCAGGACCCGCGCCGGCCGCGAGGCCAGCGCCTGTTGCAGCCGCGCGGCGTCCTCACACGAACGCAGCGTGTACACCCCCTCCAGGGCGGCCTCGGTCGGGTTGGGCCACTGCCGTGCGCGGGTGCCCGTGGCGATCAGCAACCGGTCGTACGGCACCTGCTCGCCGACGGCCAGGCGCACCTGCTTGGTGGCCCGGTCCAACCCGGTGGCGGCCACCCCGAGCCGCCACTGCGCATCCACTTCCCGCAAGCGGGGCAGCTGGGTGTGGTCGGCCGGCACCCAACCTTTGAGCACCTGCTTGGACAGCGGGGGACGGTCGTAGGGCTCGTGTGGCTCGTCCCCGATGATGGTCAGAGACCCGTTGAAGGCCTCCTCACGCAGGGCTTCGGCGGCCCGCAGTCCCGCCAGGGAGGCGCCGACGATGACGATCCGCCCGTTGGCCTTGAAGCCGCGCACCAACTCCGCGACCGTTGCCGCCATGGTCATGACCCCACGCTCCGCTCCGCACCGTCCAGGCGGTCGAGCACGATCGCCTGGACCGGGCAGGCCGCAGCGGCGCGATGAACCTGCAGGCGCCGCGCGTCATCGGGGTTCGGCTCGTAGGTAAGTACTTCGTCACGACTCAAGCGGAAGACCTCGTGGGCCAGAAACACGCACTGTGCGTATGCCTGGCACCGGTTCAGGTCCACGACGATCCGCATGGGCAAACCCCTTCCTTCCGCGCCTCCCGCCCCACAGCGACCATCGGTGCGGTCATTCCCCGCCTTCTGGTCACGGCTTCCTCCGTGAACCGCCCTGACCCCGGGGCCGACGACGCTAGGACGTGGCGGACTCCGCGGAATCCCCGAAACCCGTAGTCCACGAGTCCGAGCGGGAGTCGATTCCAGACGGCGGCGGGCCGATCTGTTCGGGGTTCCCGGGTCCGACGCCGACGCTCATAGGCGGGCGCCGGGTCAGCGGCGTCCGTCGAGGAGCGGACGTTCGGAGGCGGGGATCGCGTGGAGTAGGCCGACTCCCTCGTGGATGACGCGGTGGGCGAGCTGCGTGCGGGAGGTCACCCCGAGCTTCCGGAACACCTTGCGCAGGTGGTACTCGACGGTGCTCGGGCTGACGAACAGCTGGGCGGCGATCTCCCGGTTCCCTTCTCCACGGCTCACCAGGCAGGCTATGTGTGCCTCCTGGGGAGTGAGCTCCTCGGCCGTTCCCACCTCTCGCTTCCGAGTGCGCTCACCCGTGGCCCGCAGCTCCACGCGCGCCCGCTCGGCGAAGCAGGGCAGGCCCATGCCGTCGAACATGTCGAGGGCTACGCGCAGCTGATCGCGTGCCTCCCGCCGCCGGCGCTGGCGGCGCAACCACTCGCCGTAGACGAGGTGCGCGCGGGCCAGCTGAGGAGCGGCCCGGGTCCGGCCGAGCAGGTGCAGCGCGTCCTCGTATCCCTGCCGGGCATCTGTCGGGGTGGCCAGCAGCGCCCGGGAGCGGGCGAGCAGGCCCAGGGCCAGCGGAGTGCCGGTCGCGCTCGCGCGGTCCGCCAGACGTCGGATCGCGAGTTCTGCCAGGTCCCGCCGACCGGCACGGACGGCGGCCTCCACCAGGTCGGGCAGTGCCTGGGTCCCGACGAGCGGGGTGTCGTCGGTGTACGCCGGATGCAGGCAGCCCACGGCGAGGCCGTAGTTGCCGAGGCTGATCTCCAGCACGCCGAGGAAGTACGCCGCCATGGCCATCTCACCGGCGGCGCCCCGGCCCGGGGCCTCCCGTGCCACCGCCGCTGCGGTCGCCCGCGCCTCGGCCTCGCGGCCGCTCAGGCCGAGGGTGAGCAGCGTGTGGGCGCCCGTGGGCGGGACGACACCGGGATTGCCGGTCACCTCCGCCAGTTCGTGCGCCTCGGACTCGGCCGCCCGCGCCGCGGCCAGCCGGCCGGCCGGCCCGTCGACGTAGGCGCTTCGGAAGGCGAGTGCACCGGCCAGCCTGGCCAGCGCGCCGCTCTCGCGGGCACGGTCGATCCAGTCAGCTGTCAGCTGCTCCGTCGAGGCATCATCCAGCAGATCGGCCGCCGAGACAGCGGCCAGTTCCAGTTTTTGGAGTGTGACGTCGGGGTCGACCTTCTCCGCGAGGAAGGCCTGCACCGTGCGACGCAACACCGGCACGGCCGCCGCATAGTCACCGGTCACCCGCGCGGTGCAGCCCTCGAGCAGCAGATCGGCGGCCGAGTCCGGGGAGTCGCCCGTGGGTGGCAGATTCCGCGCCGTCCACGCGATCTCGTGCAGGAGCGGGGCGCTGGGCGCCGAGCCGGCGAACACCGCGGCCTCCAGCGCGGAGAGCAGCGCGTCCCTCGCGGCGCGCGGGTCGAGCGGCCGCAGTCGCCGTGCAGCGCAGACCAGGGCGGAGGTGGCCTCGGCCACCTGCCCGCGGTGGAACCGGATCCTGCCCTCCAGCAGGGTGGCCTGCGCGGTCGACAGCGGATCGCGCAGGCCCGTGGCGGCCTCGGCCAGCAGGGCCTCGGCCCGGTTGACCGCCCCGGCGAGCAGGTGGGCCTGCGCTGCCGACAGCCGGCGCTCGGCCCGCCGCTCCTCGTCGGGGGTCAGCAACGCCGTGCGTTCGAGGAGCGCGGCCGCGGCGGCGTAGCCGCCGCGGCTCCGGCCCTGGTCCGCTGCCGCCTCCAGCCGGGCGGCGACCCCTTCGTCAGGCGCGGCGGTGGCCGCGGCGAGATGCCAGGCCCAGGGAACTGCGTCGAGCTGCGGATCGCACGCCGCCGCGAGGGCCCGGTGGGCCGCTCGCTGCTCGTCCGGGGCCGCGGCGTGGTAGACCGCCGAGCGGACGAGCGGGTGGGCGAACCGCACCTCCGGCCAGAAGCCCACCATTCCCGCCGCCTCCGCGGCCACCACCGCGGACTCCGGGATGCCCAGCGCGGCGGCCGCCTGCCACAGCCGATCGCCCCGGCCCGGCTGCTCCGCCGCCGCCAGCAACAGCAGCGTCTGCGTGTTCGTGGGAAGGTCCCGCACGCGCCGCACGAACAGGTCTTCGAGCTGGTGACCGACGGGCAGCGGCTCGGGCAGCGGCACCTGTCCGCGCAGTTGCTCTGTGGTCAGGTCGGCTGCGCCCTCGACGATGGCCAGGGGGTTGCCCCCGGTCCCGGCGACGATGCGCTCCGCCACGACCGCGTCGATGGGCCGGTCGACCGCGGTTGCGAGCAGCTCGTACGCGTCCGGCTCAGGCAGGCCGGCGAGCCGAAGGCCGGGCAACGCCTGCAGGCGCGGGTCCGGCTCGGCGGTCTCCCGGATCGCGAACAGCATCCCGACAGGGTCGGCCAGCAGCCGGCGGGCCACGAAGCCGAGGACGTCGGCGGACTCGTCGTCCAGCCACTGCGCGTCGTCGATCACGCACAGCACCGGCCGGCCCCCGGCCGCGTCCGACAGCAGCGTGAGCACGGCCAGGCTGACCAGGAACGGATCGGCCGGCGGCCCGCTCTCCAGGCCGAACGCCACGCCCAGCGCCCGTCGCTGCGGCTCCGGCAGCCGGTCCGCGCTGTGCAGGAAAGGAAGGAGCAGCTGGTGGACAGCGGCGAAGCCCAGGCCGTTCTCCGACTCGACCGCCACCATCCGGACGACCTGCAGGTCCGCGGCGCGCGCGACGGCGTAGTCGAGCAGTGCCGACTTCCCGATTCCCGGCTCACCCCGAAGGGCCAGCGCGCCGCACATACCGGCACGCACGCGCTCGAGTACTTCTTCGAGCGCGTGCTTCTCCACGCGGCGGTCGATCAACCGCACCGAACGACCGTAGCCCTGATCGCCCATGCGAAGGAAGGCCGAGCGTGGTGACCCCGCCGTGTGCGCGAGCAGACATCGGCGTCGCGGCGCTCCCGTTGCGTGGGCCACTGCCTGATGCAGAACAACCGCGTGATGTAACCCGGTCGGCCGGACACCGCGGTCTGAACCGCCCTGGCTAGCTCGCCGAGCTGCTCGTGCACTAATCGCCGTAGCGGTAGCGGCACGCGGCGATACGGATCTCGTCGTCGACGATCTTGTAGATGAGTCGGTGCTCGTCGGTGATGCGTCGCGACCAGTAGCCGTGGAAGCCGTCCAGTCCGGTCTGCGTGGCGGTCGCGGTGAGCACCCCGACCTGGGCCGGCAGCGGCCCGCCGGCGGGCGGGCGATCGATCCGGCCAAGGCGGTGACGATCGAGGTCTTGCCCACCCCACCCTTCTGGTCGGCCACCAGCGCCACCCGCGCCGGTGCCGCGGACTCCGCCCCCTGCGTGGACGTGTCGGGGGTTCATCACCACCGCACGTCTGGGCCGCGGCCCAGACGGCCTGCGCCGACCTCGTCCTGGCGGTCCCCCGGGAACCTCGGCGAACTGATCAGCAAGATCGACACGGAGCGTGTCGGAGCCGGCACCGCACGGGACCGCGTCCGACCGCTGTACTACCGTCCGTCCGTGCGGGACGACAGGTTGCCGGTGCTTCTCGGCGTGGGCCAGGTGCTCGGCAACCGGGACCGGACGGTGGCCGGCGCGCGGGAGCCGTTGCGGCTCGTCGCGGACGCCGTGTCCGCCGCCGGGCAGGACACCGGCGCCGGCACCGGCGGTCGGCTGCTCCGCGAGGTCGACTCGATCGCGGTCTCGCACGTCGCCAGCTGGGGATACGACGACCTGGCGGCGAAGCTCGCCGAGCGGATCGGCGCGGGCCCGTCCCACACGTTCGCCGCGCCCGTCGGCGGGCAGTGGCCCGTCGCGCTCGTGAACACGGCGGCCGCGCGGATCGCCGCGGGGGAGTCCCGGGTGGCGCTGGTGGCCGGCGGCGAGGCGTCGGCGTCGATGGCCGTGCTGGCCCGCGCGGGCGTGGACCCGGCCGTCGACCTGGGCTGGAGCGCCGAGCCCGGCGGCCAGCCCGCCTTCGACCCGGACGACCTCGGGAGCGCGGCCATGCAGCTCGCCGGGCTGGTCCTGCCGACGCGCGTGTACCCGATGGTCGACGCCGCCCTGACCCACGCGCTGGGGGAGAGCCCGGCGCAGGCCCAGGCCTGGTCCGCGGAGCTGTACGCCGGGCTCAGCAAGGTCGCGTCGGAGAACCCCTGCGCCTGGAACCCGATGGTCACCTCGCCCTCGGACATCCTGCGCGTCGGGCCCGTCAACCGGATGATCTGCGAGCCCTACCCCCTGGCGCTCAACGCGAACCCGCTGGTGGACATGGCCGCGGCCGTCGTCGTGACGTCGGTGGCCGTGGCCCGCGAGCACGGCGTCCCGGACGAGCGGATGGTGCACGTCTGGGGCGGCGCGGGTGCGGAGGACGCCGCGGACGTGGTCGCCCGGCCGGACCTGGCGGTCTCGCCGGCGCTCGGGTCGGCGCTGGACCGGACCCTCGCCGCGGGCGGCCTCGCCACCGCGGACCTCGACGTCCTGGACGTCTACACGCCGTTCCCGGTGGTCCCGCGGCTCGTCGGGCGGCATCTCGGCCTGGCCCTGCCGGACCTGCTCGGTGTCACCGGCGGGTACTCCGCCTTCGGCGGCCCGCTGTCGTCGTACGGGCTGCACGCCGTCGTCGCCACCGCGCGCCGGCTGCGGGCGGGGGCCCGGACCGCGCTGGTGCACGGGGGAGGCGGGTATCTGACCCGGCAGCACGCCGTCCTGCTCGGGCGGTCGGCGCACGAGGACGGCTACGTCGGCGACCCCGTCCCCAAGGACACCGCCGAACCCGGCCCCGCGCCGGTGGTGCTCGCCGACGGGGACGTCCACGAGGTGCGGGTGGAGGCCGGGACCGTGGAGTACGACCGCAACGGCCTCCCCACCCAGGGCTTCCTGCTGGCCCGCACGCCGGACGGCCGCCGCCTCGCCGCCGCGACCCCGCGCGGGGACGCCGCCAGCACCGCGGTCCTCACCGTCTTCCCCGACGGCCCCACCGCCCCGCCGGGCCCGCACGCCGTCGGCCGCACCGTCCGCGCCACCGTGATCGCCGGCCACGCCCAGCTCGACCCCGTCTGACGCCCCCGCGAGTCGCGATCTGAGACCGCGCGAGTCGCGCCACGGAACCGCGCGAGCCGGGCTCAGCGGGCGCGCCAGTACCCCGTCGCGTAGACCGCCCGCCGGCCGAGGCCGCGCTCGTTCAGCAGATGAGCCCGGATGTCCTTCACCGCGGCGGACTCGCCCGCGAGCCAGGCCTGACCCTCACCCTCGGGCAAGGTCGCCGCCCGCACGGCCTCGACGAGCGGTTCGCCCGCGGGCCGGTTCCCGCGGTGCACCCAGGTCACGTCGGCCTTGCCCGGCAGGTCCTGTTCCTCACCGGCGTCCGCCACCTCGAGCAGGGCCAGCGCCGGGACGTCCGGCGGCACCGCCTCCAGCACGGTCGCGACGGCGGGCAGCGCGGACTCGTCCCCGATCACGACGTGGAACGCCGCGGCGGGATCCGGCACCCAGCGTCCGCCGGGCTCGGAGACCCCGACCCACGACCCGGGCTCCGCGGACTGCGCCCACGCCGCGGCCGGCCCGTAACCGGTGTGCACCACGAAGTCGACGTCCAGCTCACCGGCCGCGGGGTCGAAGCGGCGGACGGTGTAGGTGCGGATGGTCGGGCGTGCCTCGCCCGCGGGCCAGACGGGTCCGCCGGTGCTGGCGCGGGGGATGGCCGGCCGGTCCTGTCCCTCGACCGGGAAGAACATCTTGATCCGCCGGTCCGGGCCCTCCCCGGGGAACCCGGCCAGCTCGTCGCCGCCCAGGGTCACGCGGATCATCCGCGGCGTGATGGTGGTGCTGCGCAGGACCTGCAGCAGGCGGGGGGCCGTCGTCGTCACCGGCACAGTGTGCCTCGTGCGCGAAAACCGTTGCCAGGGCGGCGATTACCGCGCACGGGCGCCGGAGGCGCGGCCCTGCAGACCGGTCCAGGCGAGGTCCATCAGGTACTCCGTGGCGTCCTCGGTCGTGACGCGATTGTCCTGCGCGCGCCAGACCGCCAGCCGCTCGCACGCGCCGACGATGACCTGCGCCCAGCCCTGCAGCTGGAGCGGAGCGGCGTCCGGGGCCGCGGCGCCGAGCAGCGCGGCGATGAAGTCGGTCTGCTGCGCCCGGATCCCCTCGACCGCGTCCGCGGCGATCCTGGCCTCGGAGTACAGCAGCGAGAAGGCGGCGGCGCGCTCGTCGAGGAACTCGAAGAACGCCCGGGTGCCCCGGCGGAGCATGTCCTCGGGTGTCGTCGCGGCCGCCGCGGCGGTGGCGGTGACCTCGAGCAGCTCGGTCCGGGCCTGTGCGACGCACGCCAGCAGCAGGCCCTCCTTGGAGCCGAAGTGCGTGTACAGCACGGGCTTGGTGACCCCGACCCGTTCGGCGACGGCGTCCATCGACGCGTTCGCGTACCCGCGCTCGGAGAACACGGCGACCGCGGCGTCGAGGATCTGCCGCTCGCGCTCCTCGCGGCCGACGCGGCGGCGTCGAGCGGGGGCGGCCTGGGCGGAGCGGGATTCCACGGGGGAACCCTACCCGGATCCAACTTACTCGTGGTAACTTACTGGCGGTAACCCAACGAGGAGGGACCCGGAATGAGCGAGACGACCCCACGTGTCGATCCCGTCACGGTGGACACCGTCATCGTCGGCAGCGGCTTCGCCGGCCTCGGCGCGGCGGTGAAGCTGGACGAGGCGGGTCGGAGGGACTTCGTCATCCTGGAGAAGGGCGACACCCTCGGCGGTACCTGGCGGGACAACGTCTACCCGGGCTGCGCCTGCGACGTGGAGTCCCACCTCTACTCCTTCTCCTTCTTCCAGAACCCGGAGTGGACGCGGACGTTCGCGCGCCAGCCGGAGATCCGGGCCTACCTCGAGAGCGTCGCGGACCGCTACCGCCTGCGGGACCGCATCCGCTTCGGCGTCAAGGTCGCCGGCGCCGAGTGGGACGGCACCGCGTGGGACGTCCGCACGGACGACGGCACCAGCTACCGTGCGCGCTACGTGCTGTTCGGCACCGGTGCGCTGCACGACCCCTTCGTACCCGAGATCGAGGGCCTGGACCGCTTCGCCGGCAAGGCCTTCCACTCGTCGCAGTGGGACCACTCGCACGACCTCGCGGGCAAGCGCGTCGCCGTCATCGGCACGGGGGCCAGCGCGATCCAGTTCGTGCCCGCGATCGCCCCGGACGTCGAGTCGCTGACGCTCTTCCAGCGCACCGCGCCGTGGGTGCTGCCCAAGCCGGACCGCGCGATCCCGGAGCGCACCCGCGCCGCGTACCGGCGCCTGCCGCTGCTGCAGACGCTGAACCGGATCGCCCTGTACTGGCGGCACGAGGCGTTGGTCGCGGGCTTCCTGCACCCGCGGATCATGAAGCTGGTCCAGGGCCTCGGGCTGAAGTACCTGGACAAGGTCTTCGCCGGCGACGACGAGCTCAAGCGCAAGGTCACGCCCACGTTCACCATGGGCTGCAAGCGGGTCCTGATGAGCAACGACTACTACCCGGCGCTGCGGCGGGACAACGTCTCCGTCGAGACCGGGGACATCACCCGGATCACCGAGCGGGGCGTCGTCACCGCGGACGGGGTCGAGCACGAGGTCGACACGATCATCTTCGGGACCGGGTTCAAGGTCGCGGACGGCATGGCGCAGATGGGCGTCACCGGGCGGGACGGCGTCAAGCTCGTCGACGCGTGGAAGGACGGCTCGGAGGCCCTGCTCGGCACCACGGTCGCGGGCTTCCCGAACCTGTTCACGATCGTCGGCCCGAACACCGGGCTCGGCCACAGTTCGATGGTGTTCATGGTCGAGTCGCAGGTGAACTACATCCTCGACGCGATGCGGACGGTCGACGCCAACCACGCCGTCGCCATCGACACCCGGCAGGACAGTCAGGACGCCTACAACGCGGACCTGCAGCGCCGGCTCGGCAAGGCGGTGTGGAGCACGGGCGGCTGCGCGAGCTGGTACCTCGACGAGAACGGCCGTAACCGGACCCTGTGGCCCGGCTACACGTTCACCTTCCGCCGCCGGACGAAGGCGATCGACCCCGCCCACCACGAGCTCATCGCCTGAGCGCAGCCGAGGAGCGGACATCGAGACTGAGTAGCGTCGGCCGGGTGGAAGATCCCTTCGTCTACTCGATCCCGATGACCACCCGGTTCCGCGGCATCGCGGTCCGGGAGGGCCTGCTGCTGCGCGGCCCGGCGGGCTGGGGCGAGTTCTGTCCCTTCACCGAGTACGACGACGCGGAGGCCGCCTCCTGGCTCGCCGCCGCCCGCGAGGCCGCGGACGACGGCTGGCCGGAACCGGTGCGCGACCGTGTCCCGGTCAACTGCATCGTCCCGGCGGTCGGTCCGGAGCGGGCGCACGCGCTCGTCCGCGCGTCCGGCTGCTCGACGGCGAAGGTGAAGGTGGCCGACCACCCGGAGTCCGCTGCCGAGGACCTGGCCCGGGTCGAGGCCGTCCGGGACGCGCTCGGGCCGTCGGGCGCGGTGCGGGTCGACGCCAACGCCCGCTGGGAGGTCGACGAGGCCGTGGCCGCGATCCGCGCGCTGGACCGCGCGGCGGGCGGGCTGCAGTACGTCGAGCAGCCGTGCCCGTCCATCGAGGAGCTGGCGCTGGTCCGCCGCCGCGTCGACGTGCCGATCGCCGCCGACGAGTCCATCCGCCGCGCCGAGGACCCGTTGAAGGTCGCGGTGGCCGGCGCCGCGGACGTCGCGATCCTGAAGGTCGCGCCGCTCGGCGGGGTCCGGCGGGCCCTCGACGTCGCGGAGGCCTGCGGGCTGCCGTGCGTCGTCTCGTCCGCGCTGGAGACGAGCGTCGGGATGGCCGCGGAGATCGCCCTCGCCGCCGCACTGCCGCGGCTCGACCACGCCTGCGGGCTGGGGACGGGCGCGCTGCTGACCGCGGACGTCGTCGCCCCGGACGCCCGGCTGACCCCGCGGGACGGGTTCCTGCCCGTGCTGCGACGCGCCCCGGAACCCGTCGCGCGGCAGGGCGTCGCTGCCGATCCCGAGCGCACGACCTGGTGGCGGGACCGGCTAGAACGGGTGCAGCTCCGCGCGCGCCGCTACCCTTGACCGATCATGTCCGTGGTCGTGGTGGGAGCCGGACTGGCCGGCGTCGCGTGTGCGCGGGAGGTCGCCGACGCCGGGATCCCCGTGCGCGTCCTGGACCGCGGCCGCGCCCCCGGCGGCCGGATGGCGAGCCGCTGTCACGACGGTCGGCCGATCGACACCGGTGCCGCCTACTTCACCGTGCGGGACCCCGGGTTCGCCGAGGTCGTGGCGACCTGGCGGACGGCCGGCCTGGCCCGGCCCTGGACCTCCGAGCTCGCGGTCCTCGACCACGGGGAGCGGCGCCGGGCGCCCGGGCCGATGCGCTGGGCCGCGCCGCGGGGCCTGTGCAGCCTGGTCGCCGCGCTCGCGGAGGGGCTCCCGCTGGAGCTGGAGCGTGAGGTGGAGCGGGTCACCGCGGGCCCGACGGTCGACGGGGAACCGGCCGACGTCGTGGTGCTCGCGATGCCGGACCCACAGGCCCTGCGCGTCCTCGATCCCCGGCTCGACGCCGTCGCGCTCGCCTCGGGGCGGCCCTGGCGGCCCGTCCTGGCCGTCGCCGCCGAGTACGCCGATCGCACCTGGGACGAGCTGCCCGCTGCGTTCGTCAACGACCACCCGGTGCTCTCCCTGATCGCGGACGACGGCGCGCGCCGCGGCGACGACGCCCCCGTGCTGGTGGCGCACACCGTCTCCGACGTCGCCCGGCGGTTCGACGAGCAGCCGGAGAAGGCGGTCCCGCTCGTCGTCGAGGCGGTGGGGGAGCTGCTCGGGATCACCGCACGGCCGGTGTGGACGCACGCCCACCGCTGGCGCTTCGCGTCCCCCGAGCAGGACCGCGACGTGCCCTTCCACCTCGGCGCGGACGGCATCGGGCTGGCCGGGGACGGCTGGGGCAGCTCCCGGATCGAGACGGCCTGGCGCTCGGGCTCCCTGCTGGGGCGCGAGGTCGTCCGCCGGCTCGGATGACCGGAACCGGTCCAGCGGGTTAACGTCACCGTCATGGTGGAGCCCGCAACCGTCGGAGGCCTCTCCGACGCCCTCACGCCGGCCGACGCCGACGACCGGCCCTTCGGTGTCGCGGACTCCGGCGACGCTTTCGCGATGGCGGTCCTCGACGACGCCGGCCGTGCGGTCCTCGCCGAGCTGGCCACCGCGCTGCCCGCGGATCG is a window of Pseudonocardia sp. T1-2H DNA encoding:
- a CDS encoding helix-turn-helix transcriptional regulator, which gives rise to MRLIDRRVEKHALEEVLERVRAGMCGALALRGEPGIGKSALLDYAVARAADLQVVRMVAVESENGLGFAAVHQLLLPFLHSADRLPEPQRRALGVAFGLESGPPADPFLVSLAVLTLLSDAAGGRPVLCVIDDAQWLDDESADVLGFVARRLLADPVGMLFAIRETAEPDPRLQALPGLRLAGLPEPDAYELLATAVDRPIDAVVAERIVAGTGGNPLAIVEGAADLTTEQLRGQVPLPEPLPVGHQLEDLFVRRVRDLPTNTQTLLLLAAAEQPGRGDRLWQAAAALGIPESAVVAAEAAGMVGFWPEVRFAHPLVRSAVYHAAAPDEQRAAHRALAAACDPQLDAVPWAWHLAAATAAPDEGVAARLEAAADQGRSRGGYAAAAALLERTALLTPDEERRAERRLSAAQAHLLAGAVNRAEALLAEAATGLRDPLSTAQATLLEGRIRFHRGQVAEATSALVCAARRLRPLDPRAARDALLSALEAAVFAGSAPSAPLLHEIAWTARNLPPTGDSPDSAADLLLEGCTARVTGDYAAAVPVLRRTVQAFLAEKVDPDVTLQKLELAAVSAADLLDDASTEQLTADWIDRARESGALARLAGALAFRSAYVDGPAGRLAAARAAESEAHELAEVTGNPGVVPPTGAHTLLTLGLSGREAEARATAAAVAREAPGRGAAGEMAMAAYFLGVLEISLGNYGLAVGCLHPAYTDDTPLVGTQALPDLVEAAVRAGRRDLAELAIRRLADRASATGTPLALGLLARSRALLATPTDARQGYEDALHLLGRTRAAPQLARAHLVYGEWLRRQRRRREARDQLRVALDMFDGMGLPCFAERARVELRATGERTRKREVGTAEELTPQEAHIACLVSRGEGNREIAAQLFVSPSTVEYHLRKVFRKLGVTSRTQLAHRVIHEGVGLLHAIPASERPLLDGRR
- a CDS encoding cytochrome P450 produces the protein MAEETPWQQSLRYANRANPYPFYEELRKTPVSRQPNGSYVASTYQEIVQLLHDPRVSSDMRKRPAQYQFPNPFEGMIITIDPPEHDRDRRRMMRHFGPPECPHMIADLEPEIRRLTAELLDNMKGRTRIDLVDEFAFPLPVTMICKVLGMPLESIPDFHGWIENALDGADFGPEANDPEQQRRAERAAGEVAKLMQYLADLLDQYAEKPGPGMFSGMVNDDGPEGRLPQDRLVNNAALMLFAGHETSVNLISHSVLTMLRHPHVYEQLRRRPELVVPAVEEFLRLESSVQIWHTRCAAEDIDIAGTTIPKGAPIFIAYGSANRDPARFENPDVPDLERPDNQHVGFSQSIHYCFGAPLARLEVQIALAEFVRRVENPRLVEDPPPYRRSQIFRGPLHMMIDIDGIRD
- a CDS encoding type II toxin-antitoxin system YoeB family toxin, encoding MLTATATQTGLDGFHGYWSRRITDEHRLIYKIVDDEIRIAACRYRYGD
- a CDS encoding ferredoxin is translated as MRIVVDLNRCQAYAQCVFLAHEVFRLSRDEVLTYEPNPDDARRLQVHRAAAACPVQAIVLDRLDGAERSVGS
- a CDS encoding NAD(P)/FAD-dependent oxidoreductase; the encoded protein is MTMAATVAELVRGFKANGRIVIVGASLAGLRAAEALREEAFNGSLTIIGDEPHEPYDRPPLSKQVLKGWVPADHTQLPRLREVDAQWRLGVAATGLDRATKQVRLAVGEQVPYDRLLIATGTRARQWPNPTEAALEGVYTLRSCEDAARLQQALASRPARVLIIGAGFIGSEMASVCRELDIPVTVVERGSAPLVGALGGVIGEIAAEMQRDHGVDLRCGVGVSSLEGDAGGHVRRARLSDGTTVEADVVVASLGSIRNVEWLEGSGLAAGFWGIGCDAGGRAFDINGVVTDSVYVAGDVARAPHVLYEYQFLAMEHWDNAVLGAEVAAHNMVSLEPDYHPHLLLPGFWSGQFGVNIKSVGVPPFGDEIVFTQGSVKERRFAAAYGRRGRIVAAVSFDQGKWLEHYGRLIEKSAPFPPPPPGWDRPDDMNPMPAEFPAPGVPTAIPDVVLTGHDPNERIAEFRPRR